A single Rattus norvegicus strain BN/NHsdMcwi chromosome 5, GRCr8, whole genome shotgun sequence DNA region contains:
- the LOC100360087 gene encoding ferritin light chain 1 → MTSQIRQNYSTEVEAAVNRLVNLHLRASYTYLSLGFFFDRDDVALEGVGHFFRELAEEKREGAERLLKLQNERGGRALFQDVQKPSQDEWGKTLEAMEAALALEKNLNQALLDLHALGSARTDPHLCDFLESHFLDKEVKLIKKMGNHLTNLRRVAGPQPAQTGVAQASLGEYLFERLTLKHD, encoded by the coding sequence ATGACCTCTCAGATTCGTCAGAATTATTCCACCGAAGTGGAAGCTGCCGTGAACCGCCTGGTCAACTTGCACCTGCGGGCCTCTTACACCTACCTCTCTCTGGGCTTCTTTTTTGATCGGGATGACGTGGCTTTGGAGGGCGTAGGCCACTTCTTCCGCGAATTGGCCGAGGAGAAGCGCGAGGGCGCCGAGCGTCTCCTCAAGTTGCAGAACGAACGCGGGGGCCGTGCACTCTTCCAGGATGTGCAGAAGCCATCTCAAGATGAATGGGGTAAAACCCTGGAGGCCATGGAAGCTGCCTTGGCCCTGGAGAAGAACCTGAACCAGGCCCTCTTGGATCTGCACGCCCTGGGCTCTGCCCGCACAGACCCTCACCTCTGTGACTTCTTGGAAAGCCACTTCCTGGATAAGGAGGTGAAGCTCATCAAGAAGATGGGCAACCACCTGACCAACCTCCGTAGGGTGGCAGGGCCACAACCAGCGCAGACTGGCGTGGCCCAGGCATCTCTGGGCGAGTATCTCTTTGAGCGCCTCACTCTGAAGCACGACTAG